The Falco biarmicus isolate bFalBia1 chromosome 7, bFalBia1.pri, whole genome shotgun sequence genome contains the following window.
CCTGACAGCGTTAGGATTATACCGTGTCCTACTGATGTCAGGCTGTAGGAACGTGAAGATCATCCAGCGTAGTTTTATTTGGTCGAGAACATCACGTGTCACTCCTCTGCTAAACCTTGTCATTCCTGAAGTGCTCCATGAGCTTTGATCCTGTAGCTGTTAAAATTCCCTgtattttactgaagtttagGAAAGTAGGAGCATCACTGGAACTTCTGTTAAGTATTTAAAACCAAAGTATCAACGTATCTTGTTAGAACATAGTTTTTAATTACAGGAATATAATTCAAACTTTCTCTaattatttttagtgaaaaTCTGAAGTGCTTCAGTGACTTTTCTACTTAAGAGGGTATTTAGAGAATATCTTGTATATAGGAAAATAGGTAAGGTACATAACTTTCCTTCATAGATAGTTTTGATTCCCTACCACCATCCTCAGGATTATTTTCATGAGAAGAAAACCCGTAAAGTAACAGATTAAATGGAATCTTACGTACTTGCAGACTAGTGTCGGTTGCATACGTAACTTCTGGTTTAAAATGCACTTCGATTTCCTCCAGCATCAGTATTTCTTCATGCAAAACCCTCAAATATATGAGTGTGTTATTTTAATCTTCTAATTAATCCAGCAACTTCAGCATTGCTGACTGCTTTCTTGCAGTATTTAGATGCTGAAACATTTCAGGGAAAACTGTATTTGGGATCATTGTGGCAAAATAAGCAAAGGCGAGTCTCCTGGGGAGCTGGCTTCctagctgctgctcagcagccatGTGACTTGGGAAAGGAGGGATTTGGGTTTTAAACATCCAGCAGTCACTTCCTACTTTAATTCTCTGTGGTTGCATCTCACTTAATGGCACACCACTTAACACTGCAGGAATTGTGAGGGAGAAGACGCCAGCTAAAAACTTGTCAGTAGCAGTTCAATTTGCATGTTCCTAAAAGATCAACTggataaaatttttttttttttcaaaaatacaacGTTTCTGAAAAGACTTCTGATGATTTAATCTTTTTACAATTAACGCTTTTCCTTGCAAGCAATCCGTTTTGTGGTGACAGTGAGTTAACTCTCAGGCCCTGAGCCTGCAGGCGGCAGCACTGATGTGGATTTGTGTATCGTGTTCTATTAAAATAGTAGATCAAGGTCTTGATTCAGATTCCACAAGAAGTAGGAAGAAGCACATGCTTCTCCCTTCCTGAATGACCAATGTTAGCGTGGCTCATTTTAGTACTAAAATTCAGCTATATGGAtttatagtctttttttttaaatacagacaaCGTATTTAATGCTTTTAGCGATTTGTAGTTTTCAatacaaatgttgttctacctgtgTGACAGCTATTATAGATTGAATTTAACTTATTGTTTCCAGATAATGGTTTCAAGAAGTGCTTTTTAATGCTGCCATTCAACCCCTGTATGACCCAGTACTTGCTTTTCAATATGTTTCTTCAAGTTATCTTCCTTCTCAATGTGTTCCCCTCTGTAGTTAGGACTCTTTTGGTAAGAAAGTTTTTAAGAATTGGAAGTTGACACAGCCCTTGTTAATGCTGCCACCCCTAAACAGTTGGCAGTGTCACTGTTCCCTGTCctgtgtaagaaaaaataattacttggtTCCTTCCGTCTGTTCTCAGTGCATTTTACAACATGCCTTATTTGCTGCTCTTGCTTTAAGTAAATAGTTGGCTGTGCTCATGCTTGTCATTAATGGAGTGAAATGAAGATAAAATTCCTTCACATCAGCTACAGATGTGGGCCAGAACTTAAGTGTATCAAATCAGAAAATACTATGGCTGCATCCACTAGCCCACCACTGTGAACATAAAGCTTGCGAACAACGTGTAGCTACTAAGCCTTTAGCagttgtaatttatttttgtgcatttgcatttttagaaCAGATGATGAGAGTATTTAGTCCAGTAACAGCAGCTTGCCAAGAAAATCAAGGAGCAAGTTCTGATGTGGAGATCCCAGACGAAATGGGCAGGAAAGGTAAGATATGCTGGCGGTACAAGGCTAATTACTGTTTCCTTAGTAATAATGTAATATATCTCAGTATTATTTAACCATGTAGAAGGGTGAAGGCATGTCAGCATGTGGTGGTGTACTACACCagaaactaacaaaaaaaaatattccaggcAGTGGTTTTCCATGTTTGTGTCATGCTGCTACATTGTGGGGTCTGCGCTAAGTATGAGATACGCATCACCAGGTGTAAGTAGCAGCAGATGGGGAAACTAAGCCCCAACAATTGCCCAAGGGCTgttgcagagcaggaagaggaggattAGGAGAAACTGCTTTCTTGCAGGGTGCTTTGAAGTCAAGAAAGATGATGAGCTGATTATTTTGAGACCAAAACTTCACGCTTTCCCTTTTCAGATGGGAGTCATGACCACTGCAACCAGTGGCAGCCTTCTCTCACCTTGTTTCCACAAAAATTCAACTGACTACAAATAAAAGCTGCCCGTGGCAGGTGATGCCAGCCCTGTTTGCAGCTTGTAAGCTGCTGGAAAACAATCGGTCCTGGTCTTAACTCCATCAGCAAGACacaagcaagcagaaaagatCGTGTAGTACCAACCTGATCAGCCAGGAAAAACTAACCCAAATCCAGAGCAAGGCCCTGTATGAGATgcaactaaaatattttttaaacttatcTGTTCTAtgcaaaatagtatttttttccatttgaagaaGCTTTAACCCTGTATGAATATGATTCAGACTGTCATTACACAGAGCCCTGACCATTACACAACTAGCTGAGAATGAAAACACCAAACCCATACATACATTTAAcaggatatatttttaaatcatttctTCATTAAGGTTTTCGATGCATGTGTACAtgaaaatttatattaaaaaattaaaaaggaaaatcttgttTGTTTAGAATAACTCTGAAGTGCACAAATATTGACAaaagctaacagaaaaaaaaaaatacagctctgcttttttattAAGTAGTGTTGCAATTACTTAGAGCTGGCAAATAAACGCAATCCTCTGAGTTTTAGAGATTCTCACAAAAAGGACAACATTTTATTATATACATAGTTCTGATGTGCAAGTATGCAATCAATATGTACACTTACATTCCTAACTGTTTACATCATTCTAGAGTATTCACAGTAGAATCAAGCTTAAGGTTAGAAATGTGAAAAGGCCataacagtgaaagaaaaaaaataaaaaccaagatATGCCTTGGGGACTTTAAGACATTTTAAACTACTTGTTAATAGATTTCAGATGACTAAGCTAGAATTTAATTTTGGAGCAGACTAAAAATAtagttgctttttaaataaatggtaATGCAAGTATACTTTTTAAATGGTTTCACAGATGGCAGTATTACCACAAGCATTATTAATCagtcttttgatttttaagcaCTAGTACTGACCAGAAAGAGCCTGcttgcagaaaagctgctgtaacCATCCCCATATGTGAGACTATGGTTGTCAtcattttgcatatttatatgCATTCCCATACCTACACTTTGCtcttataaaaagaaaaccagttttcttAACCCTCACTACTTTATGTGGCCATATCCACTGCTCGCTGTTCATAGGAAGTGTAAAAGAGAATATATGCAGCTGAGGATTTCACAGACGATGCCGAGATCTCAGACACTTCATGGTCATCAAACTTAAACCAGCGttgttttgaagcatttttGCAATAGGCTGTATAGTGCCCACCATCCAACCCGCCGTAATGATTCTGTAAACACAATAAGAAAAAAGCAATCATGGCCTTGAAAGCTGCCATTTTTCCCCTGGTTAGGGAAATAAGCTAGAATGGGAGACTTTTTACTAAATACCAATCATTCTTTTTAGAATACAACTTAATCTGCAaccaggcaggcagcctggaAACCCAGATGAATCGCACAGGCTAACCCGAGCCTTGGCATAAAGAGCAGCTGAAAAGGGACACTGTTACTTACTGATACTGAAAATAGATTGTATCTCTTCAAGTTATTCTTTGGACCAATAACATACTGTGAGAGGTCGAGGGTTTCCAATGGGAAATCTACAGAGGTTTGAAGCTTTTGCTTCCATCTTCCATCATAGGAAAATCTAGAGAGTTGAAAAGCATCATTAAGTTACAGGTTGCTCAGAAGCTATTTAAGAATATCAGGCAATATTCTTAACTCCAATACTAAGActatttgttttccctgtttttagCCAGGACATGATCTCAATTTGGCCCCCGTTTTGTTAATGTTTGCACATGTATTTCTTAGCACAAATGAAAAGAGATTACTTGTCGAAGTGCTTTATGAACTACAGCCTAATAAAAGAGGCatcagatgaaaataaaattcttgcAACATTGGAACTGGAAATACACCCAGAACTttctctaattaaaaaaatggttaGCTATTGCACTGGAACAATCAAGCTCCATGAAAGCCTGGTCACTTCATACCCATTTTCACTAATCACCATTTCTCTTACCTTTTCAAGTGCACAAGAAGAACAGGTGGTAATTTccaaatttctatttttttcaaagaatctCTTCGAGTTTTGCAATGGCTACAGTAAAACCTATTGTTATCAGTGAGCTTTTCCTCTTTGGAGAACAATCTAAGGCATTcctaaaacaaaatacaaacacagattGGGAAGAGGTGTTTaccaaagcacagcaaaaatattccccattttctttttaacccaCACCAATTATCTGCATGCTATGTTTCACAAAAATGAGGACAAGTGAGTTAAATCCATGTGTGGAAGTACATTTTACTGCATATATTAATTAGTTGCAAGTCCTTCAAAATACATCtacagtattttgtttaaaaccacGAAGTATATATACTATGaccaacaaaagcaaatactATGCATGTCTTCTCTGCTACTGCAGCTTCATTACTTCCATCctgcttgtattttaaaaacctttaagGAACTACTTATATTCTTTCAAACTtcaaaaaagaatttcagaaaaaataatgaatactCAGATCTGTTCACGTTTCAGGTTAGTGTAAATTAAGCTGGAATATTGCTCAACCCCTTCAACGAGAGGCTGAGCAGAACCAACAGCATAATGAAGTCATGGAGAAACGTTTTTATTGCAAGAACTGTTTCTCTCTAGTTCCACCATACCTGCAGCGTACATTTACTAGTGGATGCAAGTGGTAACGACAAATACATGAAAGCCTCAAAGGTTCGGGACTTCTTGTGACATGTAAGACACTGCACTGTAGATTTGAACTGGCCTTGAAAGAGTGCCACAATAATGGATTCATTCAGCTGTTTGTGTTTGTGCCAGGCtagttctgctgctttgaagTCATCCAGATGatcattgttttcttccttgtatctttTCCTGTTGTCAGCCTGGGtaacagaaatttaaatatCATAGGCATATATTAACAGATATAAAAACAGGAAGTCTCATCTATAGGCAAGCATACTATTGAGTTTCTGCAAAAATACTTAAATGCATCACTGTAGCCATCCATTTCTTACCTAGTTAGGCTTCTTCCATTACTCCTTTCAGTACCTTATACTGTCTGCAACTAAATTCCTACTTTAATTCTGAGTATTTGTATTTCCTTCTATACAAGGTTCCAGTAACAATCTTCTGATGAAATAAGAGGGTCTTTTAAAAACCTACTTCTCTTTATCATCTGACAGATGTATCATTTGTTACAAATGTGTATTGCTTACTTTATTTAGGTCTTCATGCAAGCCATCCATTAGAAAGAGAAGTAATTCTTGGGAGTCCTGTTGGCTATATCCTGCAAATTGGTCATTAATCTTCCCAATTGtaattttaaagtcttttggACTGATATATTTATACTGTCCTGTCCATAAAGCTTTCATTATTACACCAAACTCTTCAGCCACTTCACCTTTATGCCCCAGGAAATTTGACCTATACAattaaacagacaaaaaaaaaaaaaaaaaaaaaaaaaaagagtagtgAGCCtttcaaataactttaaaaaaaaaaaatattattgttattaattcAAGACATTATCCcaatttcaaagtaatttctttagaccaagaaaaaagttttgtcTACTCTGGCACTGTAATTTGGTTCCCTATTCAAGACTGGGCTGATAGAAGgtacagcccttcccagcttttTTGTAAACTGCTATTTAAATACTCTGGTTTGCTTTTAGGAGACATATTGATGAATGTGGGAAGCACAATTTCATTAACACTGTCCAGTAAAACCTATTTTGTCAcatattaattttgaaaacgTCAAGACACTTACAAGTTAGCATTTGTCCCCTACTTAACCACCACCCCCTTAACCCCGCtaagtgataattttttttatttaacaattGTAAAGGCAGGGGGGTTTCCCCTTCAATTACAAATTGAAGGATGAGAATAAGAGATTGTTACCTGTTAATATCATCTTGATACAAGTTTCTGTTGAAATAATCCGCCAGGTGAGGTGCATTGCACAGACACTGTAATATGGAATTCATATAGCAAGTGTTCCCTAGATTACGAAGTCCTGTAAGAGCTGGTCCCGATCCCCCAAACACAGGATTAAGATTCCGAATTTGTGATGCAGAGAGTCTTGAAATTTCTGCTTTAGTGTAACAGATTGGCCTGTAagcaagaaattatttattaggAGTCTCACACCTGACAAGGCCGTGCACATAAGCCAACAGAACCACCCTCCTTCACAGGGATTGAAATATCCCCACACAAGATGTCACAAAAATGCCATCATTTAAGGTATTCAAAACTAATAATGCAATAGCGAGAAATCCATATACGCTGGCCTATAATGAGGCTGTTAATAGGCTCCATCAGTTgtttttgttagcttttttttttggcaggaggtgggtgggtagggtatttttttttaattcacaggTAAAGAATTAGCTGTTGATTTAACCcagtttaaaaactgaaaactcTGCCTTTCACAAGCTGCCAGAAGACTGGCATTTAATATGTGAACACAAATACCACAACTTAAAAAGCAACTATTGTCCAATTACACCATGACTTCAGAAATTCATGTTAGTACATAACAATTACATGAATTCTCAAAAGATAATTGCCCTATACATTGAACTTTTAGCAAAGAAATTTAAGTCTATCACCCTTGCATCTTTTCAAACCTACTTAGAAAGCATTAATGAATTCTAGTTGGTTAAACACAAGGAAAGTTCTATACGCTATCATATTGCATGAGTTGCGGTATAACCTATTGGACGTACTTATTGTCACGATTGATTGTAGGAGTTAcagaaattcttttcttctcttcctcctgaaTGGCTTGGGTTATATCTGGGGAAGAGTAGGAGCGCTTCAGTTTGGAGTGCTCTCTTTCTCGTTCAACAGTCACCTGTGGCTTGGGTTTATGGGTTGGAGGGGTTGATGGAGGAGTGGATGAAGGAGCCATTTCTGGTGGATACATATGAACAGTATTTGTTGGCGAGTGATAGTAACGAAAGGTTCCAGTGATTGGATCCAGAAacttggggaaaagaaacaaattgttTCAAAAGACAAGTAAAAATCCATCATTAACTTAACTATTTTTAAACTACTGTAAGAACAATGCATGAATTTCTCAAACATTAAGATGTTGTGACTGGCCTCAGTACTCAATGGATTAAATTTACTGGAAGACACCACTTTACCAAAATGAGTATTAAACAGCAACTGCTTAGAGTACTGTAAACAGCAGATGAGCTCTCccagttaattaaaaataacattaaaattcaGGAAACAGCCATGTGGaatttgaaggggaaaaactaataattagaaaagatatttaggggaaaaaaaaaaaaaatatcaaacaagGTCTAACTTAGAAATAAACCACAACTGAAATGTGTTATGGAACTGCACAAGGCAACTTGACTGAAACATCAGAACAGAAATTTACCTTTGCCCAACCTGCAGGCAGTCCTGGTATTATCCTTCCCATTTCTTCACTTCGTGCTCTTATTAACGGCTCCCGCTAAGAgtaataaacaaacagaaacgTAAGGTATGTACAATTGGGCAGAGCAGCAAGCTGCCTGTCACTTCCCTATATAGTTACATGATTCAATGCAGAACAGTTCAATAAGAACTCATCGATTactgctggaaatacaatttATTGTAATGGTAATACAGTACTACTGTTGTCTATCGCACAATCTTAACAAAACCCGTTTGTTGACATGCTCCAGATAAAAAGGACAATTAAATCTCACAGAAGTCTGAATActcattttcttccctaaaGAAGCTACTTTATTAGGAATACAGCCTTCTGTCAAACACATAAGGGTGatcctttctccctttcaaaGCAGTACATGGAGGAGTACGCATGAGATGATGAACAAGTGTGGAATGCTTGTTAATGCCATCAGAAACATATGAGGACTTCTAATGAAAgcttcaaatacttttttcagatgaatacgacaaatgaaaaaaagcaaacaaacagctgTAAACATGGCATAGTCTTTTCTTAAGATCATGCCTTCAAAAATTGAAATGAGATGGAATTTAGCATAATATAATAATCATATAGCATCTGCACTTGATTGGTTTTCGCTACATACAACACATTGTATTTACTTTAAGTCTTTCAGTATCCTGTTCAGAATCCTCTCTAAGGGGTCCTGGCTTTTGAGCTCCACTGTCTGGTTGTCCTTTAACCCCAGTTTGCTGTAAAAGATTTTGAGAGAAGGCTTTCAATTTTCACCTGGAATGTTAGTAAAGAATGCTGATAAAGCAAAATAGGGAAAAAGcagttatattttcttttttagttgtTAAATGCACGTGCCACAGAAGTGGTTACaatcatttttattcttcctaGGCTATTTACTGGAATAGCCTTTGTAGCTGAATGTTTTGTTATGTAAGACAGTCTGTTATGTAGTTTCAAGAGCTAAGAAATAAAGTGCAGAAGTTCCACCTACACTACTTTCCCCCGCTAAAAGCTGTGGGCCTcacaatttgtttttaaatgaaagacttGTTCCCCTTTTATTCTTCACTGTGACAAAGCCTCTCcacaaaaaaggcaaactgCGAAGCCAAtattatgaatttattttatcataGGCAGTAATTTTAGGATTATGTGAAGCTGCTCTGTCAGTCAAAAGCTCACAAATGACTGTGCTAAGGTTGCCCAGGAAGATTTGTTTTGGCTTCCTAGTGCATTTGCATTACACAACTATCAAAGTCTGGTCAAACAACAACTGcaattgcaaaggaaaagaaaaatatcataaTGCAACTTTTTGAGAAATGGTTTTAAAGCCATCTGTTCCATTATTAACTCAGCTTCACAAATGGCTCCTGTTTCATGATCAGATTATTTTCACACTCTCAGAaactttggaatttttttcGGGAACCTGATGACAGAAGGAACTGTGACCTCAAAAAAAAGTTAGGACTGGACTGTTCTCAGAAAAATACTAGATTAGGGTACTGCTTTGCTTCCTAAGCCAGTCAACAAAATCCTGTTACATCAACATTTATGCAGCTGGGGGCACTAACAACTTCATTACAATAATACAATTCTGTCCCTGGCATGTGTTACAACAGTATAATATACAGTACTGGGTTGGTACACTGGGCTGGTACGAGAGATTAAATGCTGCCatgcttctggttttgaaacagGATTGCAGCCTATGAACCATCTCTGCTAGCTCCATGTCAGTGGCAAGTTTTATTATCCTGTGGGGATTCCATGCTGCCCACCTACAAGCAAGAACTGAGGTTgtcttagaaaataaaaccctaaaaacaataaaccaaaccacaaaactgtTTGTGTCCTGGTTTAAACTTTCCCCTTGTATTTATGTGAAAATGGCCTAAATAAAAATCCAACgatgcattttaaatttctagATTGATACTAGAGTACACACTCACGAATCATCCTTAGTAATTTTAGCAatgattttctcattttcactaACCTTGCCTGAAACAGTCACAAAGGGCTGAGATGTATCACCCAGTACCCGTCTCTGCATTTCTGGCGTTCGagttcccttttctctttcttcaagAGATATTTTGTCAATCTCAATCCTTTTTGCACCCACATTTTCtagttcatttttattttgcttttttgtttctattgCTTCTTTGCGTGCtctttcttgttccttttcctcctgttctctttttatttgttcatcCCTCTCCTCCTGTTCTCTGTCCTCTTTGGATTGCTGTAGCTTTTCTTTgcgttctttttctttctgttcttcttttgctttttgttcttgttcttctttATCTCGCTTGAGTTTCTCTCTCTGTTCTTCCTGTTGCTTATCGCGAAGTTGTTTTTCCCGTCTGTTTTTCTCTAACAGAGCAGCAGTTTCTGCATGTACAcgacttttttcttcttctgtcagAATGCTTTTTGCATCACGTAATGGCTTTGTGGATCGGTCTGGAACTATTTGTCCATTTTCAAAAGGCTGGCTGTCACTGACTGTACCTTGAGATTTTGGTCTGTTGTCATCAGGGATTTTTAGTGAAGGCTTTTTAGTACGATCAACCTGTAACACAAAGTGTAGAACAACAATTCACTACAGCTATTACTGCTCTGTTAGCTACACTTTTTTCAAGTGATATTTATAAGATAACTGATATAAAGTTGACATCTGCCAGAGACAGTTAATCTTCAGTTTCATTACATCTAGTAATTCAAATTGCCTGTTAGTAAAATTAAGTCTTCACTTAACTTCAAGATGTGAGATAAGAATCAACAAGCCCTACAAACCATAAAGACAGCATTAAGCACTGATTACTACAACTATTTTATCTTCCAAGTTTTCAAAGGTGAACATTTTGGGGCAATCAGGCAGCCTAATTTGGGTTTGGCTCTCTCAGTCATGTGACAGAGCATGTGATAAAGGCAGATGTGCTTGATGCGAAGAGGTATTTAAGAATGGCTTATGCTCAGACCTAGGAGAGCAAGCTGGTTTTGATACTGAAGTGGAagttctgaagaaataaaagcttgtcTGGTTCAGGGAAGAAGAGAAGTAAGGCCTTTAGGTTTTGGGGTCCCTTGGCTGAAATCCGGATTAAAGGCAGTATCTAGAAAGGTGAGAGCCAAGAGCTGGACTTTAGCTTTGTCTcctaagaaaaatgttattttagtgCAAGGGCTTTACAAGTGTCTTATGTAGACATAAACTTTAAATGGCACAAGTTTTATCCccatgaaaagaagaaacagatcCCTATACCTTCACTACTGGGCCAAGAGTGACAAGCCACCTACATGTGGTTATTTAAAGAAGATACAGTCACTGGAAAGCAGACCTTTGGAAAAGCCAAGGTAAGCCATGGCCTAACTGCCTTCCCTGTATTTCAACACATAAGTTTTGAGTAGAAAAGTTTGCTTATAGactttctgaattaatttctgaattgCCGatcttcagtttctcaggtGGTCATATCAAAACATTCATTAAAAGCTCTGCAATTATGCAGAGTATATTCAGTTTCATAAAGTTCTGTAGATTAGTTACTACGGCTTCACAAACCACCAATAGTCTCTGCGTCAATCTACTTGTGTACAAGGCTTAAACAAATATTGAGCATGTTTCCTTATGGCTGCTGCATGTGGTGGGTCTCTAATAGATTAACCATATActaactctgaaaaaaatacagcttacCTCAGGGATACTTCTTGTAACTGATACTGGATTAACTACAGGTGAACTGTCAGATTTTGCAACAGCAGCATCCTGTGCGTTCAGTCTGCTAAGTGATTTTAGTCTCTCTTCCAAATTATCTCCCAttccttcattttcagttaCTTCTGTTGGAGGTGACTTTATAG
Protein-coding sequences here:
- the USP8 gene encoding ubiquitin carboxyl-terminal hydrolase 8 isoform X4 encodes the protein MPAVASVPKELYLCTSLKDLNKKTEIKPEKTSTKSYVQSALKIFKAAEESRLDRDEEKAYILYMKYVTVYNFIKKRPDFKQQQDYFHSILGPTNLKKAIEEAERLSDSLKLRYEEAEVRKKLEERDRQELQKKQEPKDDGRSSAKNSESAVDSKGKSQRINGERKHSLERKDRSNSLSASLFQGAVTAEKLFAMMSDKNIELIIMDARRLKDYQESCIPRSISVPEEAISPGVTANWIEARLPEDSRDPWKRRGHFDYVILLDWFSSAEDLKLGTTLQSLKDALFKWESKTILQNEPLILEGGYENWLLCFPQYTTNAKVTPPQHSRREAVTVSLDFTYPSLEEPAPVPPVVAIKSPPTEVTENEGMGDNLEERLKSLSRLNAQDAAVAKSDSSPVVNPVSVTRSIPEVDRTKKPSLKIPDDNRPKSQGTVSDSQPFENGQIVPDRSTKPLRDAKSILTEEEKSRVHAETAALLEKNRREKQLRDKQQEEQREKLKRDKEEQEQKAKEEQKEKERKEKLQQSKEDREQEERDEQIKREQEEKEQERARKEAIETKKQNKNELENVGAKRIEIDKISLEEREKGTRTPEMQRRVLGDTSQPFVTVSGKREPLIRARSEEMGRIIPGLPAGWAKFLDPITGTFRYYHSPTNTVHMYPPEMAPSSTPPSTPPTHKPKPQVTVEREREHSKLKRSYSSPDITQAIQEEEKKRISVTPTINRDNKPICYTKAEISRLSASQIRNLNPVFGGSGPALTGLRNLGNTCYMNSILQCLCNAPHLADYFNRNLYQDDINRSNFLGHKGEVAEEFGVIMKALWTGQYKYISPKDFKITIGKINDQFAGYSQQDSQELLLFLMDGLHEDLNKADNRKRYKEENNDHLDDFKAAELAWHKHKQLNESIIVALFQGQFKSTVQCLTCHKKSRTFEAFMYLSLPLASTSKCTLQECLRLFSKEEKLTDNNRFYCSHCKTRRDSLKKIEIWKLPPVLLVHLKRFSYDGRWKQKLQTSVDFPLETLDLSQYVIGPKNNLKRYNLFSVSNHYGGLDGGHYTAYCKNASKQRWFKFDDHEVSEISASSVKSSAAYILFYTSYEQRAVDMAT